In Chryseobacterium shigense, the following proteins share a genomic window:
- a CDS encoding peptide chain release factor 3: MSDLIKEIQKRKTFGIISHPDAGKTTLTEKLLLFGGAIQEAGAVKSNKIKKGATSDFMEIERQRGISVATSVLAFEYRDHKINILDTPGHKDFAEDTYRTLTAVDSVIVVIDVAKGVEEQTEKLVKVCRMRNIPMLVFINKLDREGKDAFDLLDEVEQKLGLRVVPLSIPIGMGSDFQGIYNIWENNIQLFLEEKKQKVGETIKFDNINDPSIDEVIGEKAAQNLRDELELVQSVYPEFSREDYMNGDLQPVFFGSALNNFGVRELLDAFIEIAPMPQPKESDTRLVKPEESNFTGFIFKIHANMDPKHRDRLAFVKIVSGTFKRNENYLLVREGKKMKFSSPNAFFADKKEIVDESFPGDIVGLHDTGSFRIGDTLTGGEKLSFKGIPSFSPEHFRYINNSDPLKAKQLAKGVDQLMDEGVAQLFTLEMNGRKIIGTVGALQYEVIQYRLEHEYGAKCTYEPLSMHKACWVEADERSEEFKEFARLKQRFLARDKYNQLVFLADSSFTIHMTQEKFPNVKLHFISEFEQS; this comes from the coding sequence ATGTCAGACTTAATCAAAGAAATACAAAAAAGAAAGACTTTCGGGATTATTTCCCACCCGGATGCCGGAAAAACAACCCTTACGGAGAAATTACTTCTTTTCGGAGGGGCTATCCAGGAAGCCGGAGCGGTAAAATCCAACAAAATAAAAAAAGGAGCTACCTCCGACTTTATGGAAATCGAAAGACAGAGAGGGATCTCCGTTGCGACTTCCGTATTGGCTTTTGAATACAGAGACCACAAGATCAACATCCTGGATACACCCGGTCACAAAGATTTTGCAGAAGATACTTACAGAACCTTAACGGCTGTAGATTCTGTAATTGTTGTGATTGACGTTGCAAAAGGGGTTGAGGAACAGACTGAAAAGCTGGTAAAAGTCTGCAGAATGAGAAATATCCCAATGCTTGTTTTCATCAATAAGCTTGACCGTGAAGGTAAGGATGCATTTGACCTTTTGGATGAGGTTGAACAGAAATTAGGACTGAGAGTAGTTCCATTGTCCATCCCTATTGGTATGGGAAGTGATTTCCAGGGAATTTATAATATCTGGGAAAACAATATCCAGCTGTTTCTTGAAGAAAAGAAGCAGAAAGTAGGTGAAACGATTAAGTTTGACAACATTAATGATCCTTCAATAGATGAGGTAATCGGTGAAAAAGCAGCCCAGAATCTGAGAGATGAGCTTGAGCTTGTGCAATCCGTTTACCCAGAATTCAGCCGTGAAGATTATATGAATGGTGATTTACAGCCTGTTTTCTTCGGATCTGCTTTAAATAATTTTGGAGTTCGTGAATTATTGGATGCATTTATTGAAATTGCCCCGATGCCTCAACCTAAAGAAAGTGATACACGTCTTGTAAAACCGGAAGAAAGTAATTTTACCGGATTTATTTTCAAAATCCATGCGAATATGGACCCTAAGCACAGAGACAGGCTTGCTTTCGTAAAAATTGTTTCGGGAACATTTAAAAGAAATGAAAATTATCTGCTGGTAAGAGAAGGAAAGAAAATGAAGTTCTCTTCCCCGAATGCATTCTTTGCTGACAAAAAAGAAATTGTGGATGAAAGTTTCCCGGGCGATATTGTAGGCCTTCACGATACGGGAAGTTTCAGGATAGGTGATACACTGACCGGCGGTGAAAAATTGAGTTTCAAAGGAATTCCAAGTTTCTCTCCGGAACATTTCCGTTATATCAACAACAGCGATCCTCTTAAGGCCAAGCAACTGGCAAAAGGGGTAGATCAGCTTATGGATGAAGGGGTTGCCCAGTTATTTACCCTTGAAATGAACGGCAGAAAGATCATCGGAACAGTTGGAGCACTTCAGTACGAGGTTATCCAGTACCGTCTGGAACACGAATATGGCGCTAAATGTACCTATGAACCTCTTTCCATGCACAAAGCGTGCTGGGTGGAAGCAGATGAAAGATCTGAAGAGTTCAAGGAATTTGCGAGGTTAAAACAGCGTTTTCTTGCAAGAGATAAATACAATCAGCTTGTATTCCTGGCGGATTCTTCATTTACCATCCACATGACACAGGAAAAATTCCCGAATGTGAAACTGCATTTTATCAGTGAATTTGAACAAAGCTAA
- a CDS encoding CPBP family intramembrane glutamic endopeptidase: MENSRYPKFTFTWIGGLVLLAGLFIGTMAVSFFSSFWKIAFLENLELKDWFLMVTNAAGFLTAVAFFDFFIVRPTTGKKLNFSFSPTNFYTYVLIFPMMIGMMFISEFITSLIPITGPFWGKYYEFFSQLMEQLTFEPVIMIIMTVIMAPVFEEIIFRGIIQKGLINKGVDPRRAVFYASVIFGLVHGNPWQFVGAVLLGCVLGLVYYKTKSLLLPMLLHGFNNLCSSLLVTYNKSESFSEAFKISEWVVLGVGMVLFSLFFYLFTVRNKIHYSEI; this comes from the coding sequence ATGGAAAATAGCAGGTATCCGAAGTTTACCTTCACATGGATCGGCGGTCTTGTTTTACTGGCAGGGTTATTTATAGGAACAATGGCTGTTTCTTTTTTCAGCAGCTTCTGGAAAATTGCTTTTCTGGAAAATCTTGAGCTGAAAGACTGGTTTCTGATGGTGACCAACGCAGCAGGATTTTTAACCGCCGTCGCTTTTTTCGATTTTTTCATCGTAAGGCCCACAACCGGGAAAAAACTGAATTTCAGTTTTTCACCAACGAATTTTTATACCTACGTCCTGATATTTCCTATGATGATCGGGATGATGTTTATTTCAGAGTTTATTACCTCTCTTATACCAATTACAGGTCCGTTCTGGGGAAAATATTATGAATTTTTCTCACAGCTTATGGAGCAGCTGACCTTTGAACCGGTCATCATGATCATCATGACAGTAATCATGGCGCCTGTTTTTGAAGAAATTATTTTCAGGGGAATTATCCAGAAAGGACTTATCAATAAAGGAGTAGATCCCAGGAGAGCTGTTTTTTATGCATCTGTTATCTTTGGGCTTGTTCACGGAAATCCGTGGCAGTTTGTAGGGGCAGTATTATTAGGATGTGTATTGGGACTGGTATATTATAAAACAAAATCCTTGTTGCTGCCAATGCTTTTGCATGGTTTCAATAATCTGTGTTCTTCGTTGCTGGTTACTTATAACAAAAGCGAAAGTTTTTCAGAGGCTTTTAAAATTTCCGAATGGGTTGTTCTGGGTGTTGGGATGGTGCTTTTTTCATTATTTTTCTATCTCTTTACGGTAAGGAACAAAATTCATTATTCTGAAATATAA
- the rdgB gene encoding RdgB/HAM1 family non-canonical purine NTP pyrophosphatase, translating to MELLVATHNEHKKEEIQQILENNFTVKSLTDYNIHEEIVEDGDSFNANALIKAKYCFEKTGIPSLGDDSGLVVEALDGRPGIFSARYAGDHDFAKNIEKVLSELEGQENRKAYFITVLCYYDENGAQYFEGRVHGNLLTENKGHKGFGYDPIFVPEGYERTFAEMNPEDKNKISHRKQALDLFLDFLKVKE from the coding sequence ATGGAATTATTAGTTGCCACTCATAACGAACACAAAAAAGAAGAGATCCAGCAGATTCTGGAAAATAATTTTACAGTAAAAAGTCTTACAGATTATAATATTCATGAAGAGATCGTGGAAGATGGTGATTCTTTCAATGCCAATGCCCTCATCAAAGCAAAATACTGTTTTGAAAAAACCGGGATTCCGAGTTTGGGAGACGACAGCGGACTTGTTGTGGAAGCTCTGGATGGCAGACCTGGAATTTTTTCTGCCCGTTATGCCGGTGATCATGACTTTGCAAAAAATATAGAAAAGGTTTTAAGCGAACTGGAAGGCCAGGAAAACAGAAAAGCCTATTTCATTACAGTTCTTTGCTATTATGACGAAAATGGAGCCCAATATTTTGAAGGAAGGGTTCATGGGAATTTATTGACGGAAAATAAAGGGCATAAAGGTTTCGGGTACGATCCTATTTTTGTTCCTGAAGGATATGAAAGAACTTTCGCAGAGATGAATCCTGAAGATAAAAACAAGATAAGCCACCGTAAACAGGCATTGGATCTGTTTCTGGATTTCTTAAAAGTAAAAGAATAA
- a CDS encoding ribonuclease Z — MSTYLTILGFNSAIPTINSSPTAQLLEMEERCFLIDCGEGTQVQLRKAKARFSKINHIFISHLHGDHCFGLPGLIASFRLLGRENPLHVYGPKGIKKMLETIFTITETHRGFEVIYHELDKDYSEKIYEDSRVEVYTIPLDHRIYCNGYLFKEKPKDRHLNMKEIAKYSDIETCDYHNIKAGKDVVLNDGYVLKNEILTLEPAPPVSYAFCSDTRYLETVIPIIKNVTVLYHESTFLHDLKEMADYTGHTTALEAATVAQKAEVGKLILGHFSNRYGDLTVFTDEARNIFPNTFLPKALESVKI, encoded by the coding sequence TTGAGTACTTATTTAACGATATTAGGCTTTAATTCAGCTATCCCTACCATTAATTCTTCACCTACGGCACAGCTGCTGGAAATGGAAGAAAGATGTTTCCTGATCGATTGCGGAGAAGGTACCCAGGTACAGCTGAGAAAAGCGAAGGCGAGGTTTTCAAAGATCAATCATATCTTTATATCCCATCTTCATGGTGATCACTGTTTCGGTCTTCCCGGTCTTATCGCCTCTTTCCGTTTGCTCGGTAGAGAAAATCCGCTTCATGTTTATGGTCCGAAAGGAATCAAAAAAATGCTGGAAACCATCTTTACAATCACAGAGACACATCGTGGTTTTGAGGTAATTTATCATGAACTCGATAAAGATTATTCCGAAAAAATCTATGAAGACAGCAGAGTAGAAGTATACACCATTCCGCTGGATCACAGAATATACTGCAACGGCTATCTTTTTAAAGAAAAGCCAAAGGACAGGCATCTGAACATGAAGGAAATTGCCAAATACAGCGACATAGAAACCTGTGACTACCATAACATAAAAGCAGGAAAAGACGTCGTACTGAATGATGGTTACGTTCTTAAAAATGAAATACTTACTTTAGAGCCCGCGCCTCCGGTTTCCTATGCTTTCTGCAGCGATACCCGGTATCTTGAAACTGTGATCCCGATCATTAAAAATGTAACCGTTCTGTATCATGAATCCACTTTTCTTCATGATCTGAAAGAAATGGCAGATTACACCGGGCATACCACCGCTTTGGAAGCAGCTACGGTAGCTCAGAAAGCAGAAGTTGGAAAACTGATCCTGGGACATTTTTCGAACAGATATGGAGATCTCACCGTATTTACTGATGAAGCGAGAAATATTTTTCCCAATACTTTCCTGCCAAAAGCACTGGAGAGCGTAAAAATCTAG
- a CDS encoding TIGR02757 family protein codes for MLNFEELKSFLNEKADQYNSPDFIEDDPIQIPHHFTLKQDIEIAGFLTATISWGNRKSIIRSADKMLDIMGNSPYDFVLNYSEKDLEILHDKSIHRTFNGQDFAYFIRQFNKIYKENQSLENLFLVKDQEADFQHAIERFRSSFLGSEKHRSHKHVSSPYKNSSSKRIIMFLRWMVRKDKRGVDFGIWENINQKNLSIPLDVHTGNISRKLGLVSRTQNDWKTVEELDTAIRKFDENDPAKYDFALFGLGVTKELL; via the coding sequence ATGCTTAATTTTGAAGAACTGAAAAGCTTTCTGAATGAAAAGGCAGACCAATACAACAGTCCTGATTTCATTGAGGATGATCCCATACAGATCCCGCACCATTTTACCTTAAAGCAGGATATAGAAATTGCCGGTTTTCTGACTGCAACCATTTCATGGGGAAACCGGAAGTCAATCATCAGGTCTGCAGATAAGATGCTTGATATCATGGGAAATTCTCCCTACGATTTCGTATTGAATTATTCTGAAAAAGATCTAGAAATCCTTCACGACAAAAGTATTCACAGAACTTTTAACGGCCAGGATTTTGCTTATTTCATCAGGCAGTTCAATAAAATCTATAAAGAAAATCAAAGCCTGGAAAATTTATTTTTAGTAAAAGACCAGGAGGCTGATTTTCAGCATGCCATTGAAAGATTCAGAAGCAGTTTTCTGGGATCAGAGAAACACAGAAGCCATAAACACGTCAGTTCACCTTATAAAAACTCTTCCTCCAAAAGAATCATTATGTTTCTCCGGTGGATGGTGCGCAAGGATAAACGTGGCGTAGATTTTGGTATCTGGGAAAATATAAATCAGAAAAACCTCTCAATTCCGTTAGATGTACATACGGGAAACATTTCAAGAAAACTGGGTCTGGTTTCCAGAACACAGAACGATTGGAAGACAGTGGAGGAGCTGGATACAGCCATCAGAAAATTTGATGAAAATGATCCGGCTAAATATGATTTTGCATTATTCGGGCTTGGAGTAACCAAAGAACTCTTATAA
- a CDS encoding DUF1003 domain-containing protein, translating into MKKEKEKTEVLERIANGITWWVGSIPSLIVHTLFFITSFLLPMLNIVEFDKMLLILTTVVSLEAIYLAIFIQMSVNKSHEKIEDIQEDIEEISEDIEDIQEDIEEISEDIEEISEDIEEINEDIEDIQEDIEEINEDEDDEDHNERAKNVMLKSNVSSNKNEIKALKDIISQLKTEIEQLKNE; encoded by the coding sequence ATGAAAAAAGAAAAAGAAAAAACAGAAGTGTTGGAAAGAATTGCAAACGGGATCACCTGGTGGGTCGGTTCTATTCCGTCGCTTATCGTTCATACCCTGTTTTTTATCACGTCATTTCTTTTGCCGATGCTCAACATCGTTGAGTTTGACAAGATGCTTCTGATCCTTACAACAGTAGTTTCACTGGAAGCTATTTATCTGGCTATTTTTATTCAGATGTCCGTTAATAAAAGTCACGAAAAAATTGAAGATATCCAGGAAGATATTGAGGAGATCAGTGAGGATATTGAAGACATTCAGGAAGATATCGAGGAAATCAGTGAAGACATAGAAGAAATCAGTGAGGATATTGAAGAGATCAATGAAGATATTGAAGATATTCAGGAAGATATTGAAGAAATTAACGAAGATGAAGATGATGAAGACCATAATGAAAGAGCAAAGAATGTAATGCTGAAAAGCAATGTAAGCTCCAATAAAAATGAAATCAAGGCCCTGAAAGACATCATCAGCCAGCTGAAAACAGAAATAGAACAGCTGAAAAACGAGTAA